The Streptomonospora litoralis genome window below encodes:
- a CDS encoding helix-turn-helix domain-containing protein, producing MSTPRIETFRGRQLRKELHRLREEAGFSTDEVAEKLDWSKAKISRIETGKSRVTPSDVRLLVETYAIKDEREREALVTLAREARRKGWWHNYPGVFASTYVGLEAEATSLRTYETQLVPGLMQTERYMRALIRAAHAEMAVDETEQRVSARKERKELLRQEEPTRLWVILDEAVLRRPVGGPEVMREQLAHLIELSELPQVHLQVLRFEAGAHASMGVSFTILDTPSANNTGVVFVEHLSGHLYLDDEPDYGRYTLAFEHLRAKAGDPDDTVALIERLRSDFQQ from the coding sequence GTGAGCACACCCCGCATCGAGACGTTTCGCGGTCGACAGCTCCGGAAGGAGTTGCACCGCCTGCGCGAGGAAGCGGGCTTCTCCACCGACGAGGTCGCTGAGAAGCTCGACTGGTCCAAGGCCAAGATCTCCCGCATCGAGACAGGCAAGTCGCGCGTAACGCCCAGTGATGTCCGTCTGCTCGTCGAGACATACGCGATCAAGGATGAGCGCGAGCGAGAAGCCCTTGTCACCCTCGCCCGCGAAGCAAGACGCAAGGGCTGGTGGCATAACTATCCGGGCGTCTTCGCAAGCACCTACGTGGGTCTGGAAGCCGAGGCGACCTCACTGCGGACTTACGAGACCCAACTCGTCCCGGGCCTGATGCAGACGGAGCGGTACATGCGGGCACTGATACGGGCTGCCCATGCCGAGATGGCGGTGGACGAGACCGAGCAGCGAGTAAGCGCTCGAAAGGAACGCAAGGAGCTTCTTCGCCAAGAGGAACCGACTCGGTTGTGGGTGATCCTGGACGAAGCGGTCCTGCGTCGCCCTGTGGGAGGCCCAGAGGTCATGCGGGAGCAACTGGCTCACCTCATCGAACTGAGCGAGCTTCCACAAGTCCACCTACAGGTCTTGCGGTTCGAGGCTGGCGCCCACGCGTCCATGGGTGTGTCCTTCACCATCTTGGATACGCCGTCGGCCAACAACACTGGGGTGGTCTTCGTGGAGCACCTCAGCGGGCACCTCTATTTGGATGATGAGCCCGATTACGGCCGGTATACCCTGGCGTTTGAACACCTGCGAGCGAAGGCCGGAGATCCTGAC
- a CDS encoding response regulator transcription factor, which produces MTTVVLADDEALLRKALAALLPLEGGITVLAEAEDGDSAVQATLHHGPDVLVVDLEMPGVDGLGAVAAIRRERPDQVVLMLTRHARPGVLRKALKLGVQGFVSKSADPAHIASVVAALAEGGRWIDSDVSALAVLDDCPLTDREADVLRETREGYSVADIAARLHLAEGTVRNYLSNTMQKTQTRTRHEAARYARDRGWL; this is translated from the coding sequence ATGACCACCGTGGTACTGGCCGACGACGAGGCACTGCTCCGCAAGGCGCTGGCGGCGCTGCTGCCCCTCGAAGGCGGGATCACCGTGCTCGCCGAGGCGGAAGACGGAGACTCGGCGGTTCAGGCCACGCTGCACCACGGGCCGGATGTGCTCGTCGTGGACCTGGAGATGCCCGGGGTGGACGGGCTCGGCGCCGTCGCGGCGATCCGCCGCGAGCGGCCCGACCAGGTGGTCCTCATGCTGACCCGCCATGCCAGGCCCGGTGTGCTGCGCAAGGCGCTGAAACTCGGCGTCCAGGGGTTCGTCAGCAAGTCGGCGGACCCGGCGCACATCGCCTCGGTCGTCGCCGCGCTGGCCGAGGGCGGGCGGTGGATCGACTCGGACGTCTCCGCACTCGCCGTCCTCGACGACTGTCCGCTCACCGACCGCGAGGCCGATGTGCTGCGGGAGACCCGCGAGGGCTACTCGGTCGCCGACATCGCCGCCCGGCTCCACCTGGCGGAGGGCACGGTGCGCAACTACCTCTCCAACACGATGCAGAAGACTCAGACGCGGACCCGGCACGAGGCCGCGCGGTACGCGCGCGACCGCGGTTGGCTGTAG
- a CDS encoding MFS transporter yields the protein MSVDVHTRPGPADQRARAAVAALFLTNGALFANLLPRFPEIKADLGMENAVYGFTVAAFPAGAIAAGLAAAALIRRWGSARAAVAGTLLTGLGLFAAGLAPSAAAFAAALLVAGAMDAITDVAQNAHGLRVQRRYGRSIINSFHALWSVGGVLGGSMAAAAIALEVPIGVHLGASAALFAGVSLVALRFCLPGRDDEPATAAEPGTDARPAPPRLSRARIVFVVTALVVIAMAGTIVEDAGNSWATLYLSDSLQAPAALAATGYIALVGAQFVGRLLGDRAVDRFGQRTVARTGGLIVAVGMGLALALPNVAGTIAGFAAAGFGVATLVPAAMHEADELPGLRPGTGLTIVSWLMRLGFLLSPPVVGLVSDAAGLRAGLLIARSPAPSSSPSPASSTRGEPERSGGPTREPWRAPTAGVTIAASGGGRRCRGR from the coding sequence ATGTCTGTCGATGTGCACACCCGGCCCGGCCCAGCCGACCAGCGGGCCCGGGCCGCGGTCGCGGCGCTGTTCCTGACAAACGGGGCGCTGTTCGCCAACCTCCTCCCGCGATTCCCGGAGATCAAAGCCGACCTCGGCATGGAGAACGCGGTCTACGGGTTCACGGTCGCGGCGTTCCCGGCGGGCGCGATCGCCGCCGGACTGGCCGCGGCGGCGCTGATCCGCCGGTGGGGTTCGGCCCGGGCCGCTGTCGCGGGCACGCTGCTGACCGGTCTCGGCCTCTTCGCCGCGGGGCTCGCGCCGTCCGCCGCGGCGTTCGCGGCGGCGCTTCTGGTCGCGGGGGCGATGGACGCCATCACCGATGTCGCGCAGAACGCCCACGGCCTGCGCGTCCAGCGCCGCTACGGCCGCTCCATCATCAACTCCTTCCACGCGCTCTGGTCCGTCGGGGGCGTCCTGGGCGGCTCGATGGCCGCCGCTGCTATCGCCCTGGAGGTGCCGATCGGGGTCCATCTCGGCGCGTCCGCCGCGCTCTTCGCGGGCGTCTCCCTCGTCGCGCTGCGGTTCTGCCTGCCCGGCCGCGACGACGAACCCGCAACCGCGGCGGAGCCGGGCACCGACGCGCGCCCCGCGCCGCCGCGCCTCTCGCGAGCGCGGATCGTGTTCGTTGTCACCGCCCTGGTCGTGATCGCGATGGCGGGCACGATCGTGGAGGACGCGGGCAACTCCTGGGCGACGCTCTACCTGTCGGACTCCCTCCAGGCGCCCGCCGCGCTGGCGGCGACGGGTTACATCGCCCTCGTCGGCGCGCAGTTCGTCGGCAGGCTCCTCGGCGACCGCGCCGTGGACCGGTTCGGCCAGCGCACGGTCGCGCGCACCGGCGGCCTGATCGTCGCGGTGGGCATGGGCCTGGCCCTGGCGCTGCCGAACGTCGCCGGCACGATCGCCGGCTTCGCCGCCGCCGGCTTCGGCGTGGCCACCCTGGTCCCCGCCGCGATGCACGAGGCCGACGAACTGCCCGGCCTGCGTCCGGGAACGGGATTGACGATCGTCTCCTGGCTCATGCGCCTGGGCTTCCTGCTGTCCCCACCCGTCGTCGGCCTGGTCTCCGACGCCGCCGGACTCCGCGCCGGCCTCCTCATAGCCCGATCGCCGGCGCCCTCGTCGTCACCCTCGCCGGCGTCCTCCACCCGAGGCGAGCCCGAGAGGTCGGGAGGGCCGACACGTGAGCCGTGGAGGGCGCCGACCGCAGGCGTGACGATCGCGGCGAGCGGCGGTGGTCGTCGGTGCCGTGGTCGCTGA
- a CDS encoding sugar O-acetyltransferase encodes MGVDYFAGDPRTNRERMLAGDLHIADDPDNEARARRAVRLADRYYRAFVDGDADARSRLAELIGDLGEDALIKPPLFVDYGDHITVGARTFANHNLTALDVAPITIGADCQIGPSVQLLTPTHPIEPQPRRDKLEAAKPITVGDNVWLGGGAILCPGVTIGDDSVIGAGSVVTRDIPAGVVAVGNPARVAREI; translated from the coding sequence ATGGGTGTCGACTACTTCGCCGGTGATCCGCGCACGAACCGGGAGCGGATGCTCGCCGGCGATCTCCACATCGCCGACGACCCGGACAACGAAGCTCGCGCCCGCCGCGCCGTACGGCTGGCCGACCGCTACTACCGGGCGTTCGTGGACGGCGATGCCGATGCCCGGTCCCGGCTCGCCGAGCTGATCGGCGACCTCGGCGAGGACGCGCTGATCAAGCCGCCGCTGTTCGTGGACTACGGCGACCACATCACCGTCGGCGCGCGCACCTTCGCCAACCACAACCTCACGGCGCTCGACGTGGCCCCGATCACGATCGGCGCGGACTGCCAGATCGGCCCCAGCGTGCAACTGCTGACCCCGACCCATCCGATCGAGCCGCAGCCCCGCCGCGACAAGCTGGAGGCCGCGAAACCGATCACCGTCGGCGACAACGTCTGGCTCGGCGGCGGCGCCATCCTCTGCCCCGGTGTCACGATCGGCGACGACTCCGTCATCGGCGCGGGATCGGTGGTCACCCGCGACATCCCCGCCGGCGTCGTCGCCGTGGGCAATCCCGCCCGCGTCGCCCGGGAGATCTGA
- a CDS encoding YnfA family protein, which produces MLILRSILLFALAALFEIGGAWLVWQGVREHRGLLWIGAGVIALGLYGFVATLQPDAHFGRILAAYGGVFVAGSLAWGMVVDGFRPDRFDVLGALICLVGVGVIMYAPRGG; this is translated from the coding sequence GTGCTGATCCTGCGCTCGATACTGCTGTTCGCCCTCGCCGCACTGTTCGAGATCGGCGGGGCCTGGCTGGTGTGGCAGGGCGTGCGCGAACACCGGGGACTGCTCTGGATCGGGGCGGGCGTGATCGCGCTGGGACTGTACGGGTTCGTGGCCACCTTGCAGCCCGACGCGCACTTCGGGCGGATCTTGGCCGCCTACGGAGGGGTGTTCGTCGCCGGATCGCTGGCCTGGGGGATGGTCGTCGACGGCTTCCGGCCCGACCGATTCGACGTCCTGGGGGCGCTGATCTGCCTGGTCGGCGTCGGCGTGATCATGTACGCCCCCCGAGGGGGCTGA
- a CDS encoding LysR substrate-binding domain-containing protein yields the protein MIDPKLKVLQMVARYGTVTAAAEALHYTPSAVSYQLRQLAEELGVDLLAPAGRGVVLTAAARVVLRHADTLHAQAERAYAELASAVGEPTGLFTLCGFSTAATHLLPPAAADLRDRYPQARIRVMEAEPAPCFDLLLSGDADLALVINTAGTPSTGDERFDQQPLLDDPLDLVVPEGHRLTRLPRVALADAAEEEWIVGNEGGTYHQLVTTACMTAGFTPNIAHYADEWETGTALVGLGFGIILVPRLARINDWSVVRIPLRGEPAPARRIMAATRLGRRDHPVIASALAAIGSTAATLQPSSRAA from the coding sequence ATGATCGATCCGAAGCTGAAGGTCCTGCAGATGGTCGCCCGGTACGGCACGGTCACCGCCGCGGCGGAGGCGCTGCACTACACGCCTTCGGCGGTCTCGTACCAGCTGCGCCAACTGGCCGAGGAACTCGGCGTGGACCTGCTGGCCCCTGCGGGGCGGGGCGTCGTGCTGACCGCGGCCGCGCGCGTCGTCCTGCGCCACGCCGACACCCTGCACGCCCAGGCCGAGCGCGCCTACGCCGAGCTGGCCTCGGCCGTCGGGGAGCCGACGGGCCTGTTCACGCTGTGCGGCTTCTCCACCGCGGCCACCCACCTGCTGCCCCCGGCGGCGGCCGACCTGCGCGATCGCTACCCCCAGGCGCGCATCCGGGTGATGGAGGCCGAACCCGCGCCCTGCTTCGACCTGCTGCTGTCCGGCGACGCCGACCTCGCGCTGGTGATCAACACCGCCGGCACCCCCTCGACCGGCGACGAGCGCTTCGACCAGCAGCCCCTCCTCGACGACCCGCTGGACCTGGTGGTGCCCGAGGGCCACCGGTTGACGCGGTTGCCGCGGGTGGCTCTGGCCGACGCCGCCGAGGAGGAGTGGATCGTCGGCAACGAGGGCGGCACCTACCACCAGTTGGTGACGACCGCGTGCATGACCGCGGGTTTCACCCCCAACATCGCCCACTACGCCGACGAGTGGGAGACCGGTACGGCCCTGGTGGGCCTGGGTTTCGGCATCATCCTGGTACCGCGGCTCGCTCGGATCAACGACTGGTCGGTGGTGCGCATCCCGCTGCGCGGCGAACCGGCTCCCGCCCGGCGCATCATGGCCGCGACCCGCCTGGGCCGCCGCGACCATCCCGTGATCGCCTCGGCACTGGCCGCCATCGGCTCGACCGCGGCGACACTGCAACCGTCGTCGCGAGCGGCTTGA
- a CDS encoding MFS transporter: MTTKRSGAAENGVPAISRRAGTGATREVRTGVYLLVVLTAGAYLPSPLYAGYQQAFGADDLVMTLTYATFALVSAPALLLFGPASDALGPKAVLRLSLAAAAAGSACFALAAGPAWLIAGRAAQGLALGAATSAAGVLISARERTPGGRRASVAASTAFVAGTAAGPIAGGVLAEYAPAPHTLPFLLHLALLWAGWRLVAALDAPRGARPVRWRPTRPEVPAAMRPVFCAAAATGFLAWTAAGLFLSVIPILLGRAGGADLAVIGGVLGTVLICSVLSQRLVPAVGAPAAQSAGLAAVLASLALLAWSAGGSTAITLLAAIVAGTGHGWAYGGAAAAVEEAVPAEQRGAVTGALHVAFYLGAGLPAIVIGLITLVAPLVAATVWVTAAAAALVPAAGVAVAAARRPRRARAAVVVTLRPRTSSQVRFPGPLRLDAVTPPVECGRPPDRGVQTPTGV; the protein is encoded by the coding sequence ATGACGACGAAGCGTTCGGGCGCCGCCGAGAACGGCGTTCCCGCCATCAGCCGCCGCGCCGGAACCGGCGCCACCCGCGAAGTGCGCACCGGGGTGTACCTGCTGGTCGTGCTGACCGCCGGCGCCTACCTGCCGAGCCCCCTCTATGCGGGTTACCAGCAGGCGTTCGGCGCCGACGACCTCGTCATGACGCTGACCTACGCGACGTTCGCTCTGGTCAGCGCACCGGCCCTGCTGCTGTTCGGACCCGCCTCGGACGCGCTCGGGCCCAAGGCGGTGCTCCGGCTCAGCCTCGCCGCGGCCGCCGCGGGATCGGCCTGCTTCGCACTGGCCGCCGGACCGGCGTGGCTGATCGCCGGCCGGGCCGCCCAGGGGCTCGCGCTGGGAGCCGCGACCAGCGCGGCCGGCGTCCTGATCAGTGCGCGGGAGCGCACGCCGGGCGGTCGGCGGGCGAGTGTGGCGGCCAGTACGGCGTTCGTGGCCGGCACCGCCGCCGGTCCGATCGCCGGCGGAGTGCTGGCCGAGTACGCTCCGGCCCCGCACACGCTGCCCTTCCTGCTGCACCTGGCGCTGCTGTGGGCGGGGTGGCGGCTGGTCGCGGCACTCGACGCGCCGAGGGGAGCGCGCCCGGTGCGGTGGCGGCCCACGCGCCCGGAGGTCCCCGCCGCGATGCGGCCGGTGTTCTGCGCCGCCGCCGCGACCGGGTTCCTGGCCTGGACGGCCGCCGGGCTGTTCCTGTCGGTCATCCCGATACTCCTCGGCCGCGCCGGAGGGGCCGACCTGGCGGTGATCGGCGGGGTGCTGGGCACCGTGCTGATCTGCTCCGTGCTCAGCCAGCGGCTCGTGCCCGCGGTGGGCGCCCCCGCCGCCCAGTCGGCCGGGCTCGCCGCAGTTCTCGCCAGCCTGGCCCTGCTCGCGTGGAGTGCGGGCGGCTCGACGGCGATCACCCTGCTCGCGGCGATCGTGGCCGGGACCGGGCACGGGTGGGCCTACGGCGGCGCGGCGGCCGCCGTCGAGGAGGCCGTGCCCGCGGAACAGCGCGGCGCCGTCACCGGTGCGCTGCACGTCGCCTTCTATCTGGGTGCCGGGCTGCCGGCGATCGTCATCGGACTGATCACGCTCGTGGCGCCGTTGGTCGCGGCGACGGTATGGGTGACCGCGGCCGCGGCCGCCCTGGTCCCCGCCGCCGGTGTCGCGGTGGCGGCGGCACGCCGCCCGCGGCGGGCGCGTGCCGCTGTGGTCGTGACGCTGCGGCCGCGCACGTCCTCCCAGGTCCGGTTCCCCGGCCCACTGCGGTTGGACGCGGTCACGCCGCCCGTCGAATGCGGGCGGCCGCCCGACCGCGGGGTGCAGACGCCCACCGGGGTGTGA
- a CDS encoding TetR/AcrR family transcriptional regulator — MSDPASEPTRASASPAAEEPAAARGRRRRHDPGRRERIVRACLDVIAEHGVAGTSHRRVAAAADVPLGSMTYHFTGMGDLLHAAFAHFAGSVVERFEHRMAAAPNAEEAKRAVVAIITDDVFDTRRGLVLTHELYTLAARDPAYRDLTNGWMRSSRAALERHFDPTTARLIDALIEGLTIHRALDTEPQDRAVVLAAVERLARP, encoded by the coding sequence ATGAGCGACCCGGCATCCGAGCCGACACGGGCATCGGCGAGCCCGGCGGCTGAGGAGCCGGCGGCCGCCCGCGGCCGCCGGCGCCGCCACGACCCCGGCCGGCGCGAGCGGATCGTCCGCGCCTGCCTGGACGTCATCGCCGAACACGGCGTGGCCGGAACCTCCCACCGCCGCGTCGCCGCGGCCGCCGATGTGCCGCTGGGCTCGATGACCTACCACTTCACCGGCATGGGCGACCTGCTGCACGCCGCCTTCGCCCACTTCGCCGGGTCGGTCGTCGAACGGTTCGAGCACCGCATGGCCGCGGCTCCCAATGCCGAGGAGGCCAAGCGGGCCGTCGTCGCGATCATCACCGACGACGTGTTCGACACCCGCCGCGGCCTCGTCCTGACCCACGAGCTCTACACCCTCGCGGCCCGCGACCCGGCCTACCGCGACCTCACCAACGGGTGGATGCGCAGCAGCCGCGCCGCGCTGGAGCGCCACTTCGACCCGACGACGGCGCGGCTGATCGACGCACTGATCGAGGGCCTGACCATCCACCGCGCCCTGGACACCGAACCGCAGGACCGCGCCGTCGTCCTCGCCGCCGTGGAACGCCTGGCTAGGCCGTAA
- a CDS encoding mycothiol transferase: protein MDATAVLEDGFDRVRGVVHDVLDGVSADELHGRVDEGSNPIAWLIWHMTRVQDDHIADAAGMEQVWLAQGWRDAFGLSLPAADTGFGHTPDEVAAVRVDSAGKLAGYYDATHAQTLEYLRGLDPAALDEVLDASWEPPVTLGARLVSVVAEDLQHVGQAACVRGLLRRR from the coding sequence ATGGACGCTACAGCGGTGCTGGAAGACGGCTTCGACCGGGTTCGCGGCGTGGTCCACGACGTGCTGGACGGCGTCTCCGCCGACGAGCTGCACGGCCGCGTGGACGAGGGCAGCAATCCGATCGCCTGGCTGATCTGGCACATGACCCGCGTTCAGGACGACCACATCGCCGACGCCGCAGGTATGGAGCAGGTGTGGCTCGCCCAGGGGTGGCGGGACGCGTTCGGGCTGTCCCTGCCGGCGGCCGACACCGGGTTCGGACACACCCCCGACGAGGTGGCGGCCGTGCGCGTGGACTCGGCCGGAAAACTGGCCGGGTACTACGACGCGACCCACGCGCAGACGCTCGAGTACCTGCGGGGTCTCGACCCCGCCGCCTTGGACGAGGTCCTCGACGCCTCCTGGGAACCCCCGGTGACGCTGGGAGCCCGGCTGGTCAGCGTGGTCGCCGAGGACCTGCAGCACGTCGGTCAGGCCGCCTGCGTCCGCGGACTGCTCCGGCGCCGCTAA
- a CDS encoding aldo/keto reductase, which yields MTVPNISLNNGVEIPAIGFGVFQTPPEQTVAAVETALSTGYRHVDTAAAYGNEREVGEAIRRSGLDRSDVFIETKIWISDYGYDDTLHAFDKGAGKLGTDHIDLLILHQAVPGEFDRTVAAYQALEKLLADGRVRAIGVSNFMPDHLRRLMAETDVVPAVNQIEVHPYFRQSDVLAFDTEHGICNQAWSPIGGITFYRDGSKGSTLEDPVIGEIAGAHGKTAAQVMLRWHLQQNRQVIPKSVTPSRIAENFDVFDFQLSADQLAAIDRLDTGVRGGPAPEDVTRENFWLDVPEA from the coding sequence ATGACCGTTCCGAACATCTCCTTGAACAACGGCGTCGAGATCCCGGCCATCGGATTCGGGGTGTTCCAGACACCGCCCGAGCAGACCGTCGCCGCCGTCGAGACCGCCCTGTCGACCGGCTACCGCCACGTCGACACCGCCGCCGCCTACGGCAACGAACGCGAAGTCGGCGAGGCGATCCGCCGCTCCGGGCTCGACCGCTCCGACGTCTTCATCGAGACCAAGATCTGGATCAGCGACTATGGCTACGACGACACCCTGCACGCCTTCGACAAGGGCGCGGGCAAGCTCGGCACCGACCACATCGACCTGCTGATCCTCCACCAGGCCGTGCCGGGCGAGTTCGACCGCACCGTAGCGGCCTACCAGGCGCTGGAGAAGCTGCTGGCCGACGGCAGGGTGCGCGCCATCGGGGTCAGCAACTTCATGCCCGACCACCTGCGGCGGCTCATGGCCGAAACCGATGTCGTGCCCGCGGTGAACCAGATCGAGGTGCACCCCTACTTCCGCCAGTCCGATGTGCTGGCCTTCGACACCGAGCACGGCATCTGCAACCAGGCGTGGTCGCCCATCGGCGGCATCACCTTCTACCGCGACGGCAGCAAGGGCTCCACCCTGGAGGACCCCGTCATCGGCGAGATCGCCGGAGCCCACGGCAAGACCGCCGCTCAGGTGATGCTGCGCTGGCACCTCCAGCAGAACCGGCAGGTCATCCCGAAGTCCGTGACACCCTCGCGCATCGCGGAGAACTTCGACGTCTTCGACTTCCAGCTGAGTGCCGACCAGCTCGCCGCGATCGACCGGCTCGACACCGGCGTGCGCGGCGGCCCGGCACCCGAGGACGTCACCCGGGAGAACTTCTGGCTGGACGTCCCGGAGGCCTGA
- a CDS encoding ATP-binding protein: MGARDEPPDGRDRPDRPDSTSATGLYTLSAARTFPGLREQCREARMWARALLRPFPDAADAVELVFGEFFANAVTHTASGERDGEVFASLVGLVYGVIHLEVVDQGPRSDRPRTAARVLLPDPESTGGRGLFLAAALSKEWGRLPAEDGPGYAERGYTSISSAMDADSVPEPVTGLRREPRASYTGPMITWADFTTECLSHPHAGP, translated from the coding sequence ATGGGCGCCCGCGACGAGCCTCCCGACGGCCGCGACCGCCCCGACAGGCCCGACAGCACCAGTGCGACCGGCCTCTACACCCTCAGCGCCGCACGCACGTTCCCGGGCCTGCGCGAACAGTGCCGCGAGGCCCGGATGTGGGCGCGGGCCCTGCTGCGGCCGTTCCCCGACGCGGCCGACGCCGTGGAACTGGTCTTCGGCGAGTTCTTCGCCAACGCCGTAACCCACACCGCGTCCGGCGAGCGTGACGGCGAGGTGTTCGCCAGCCTGGTCGGCCTGGTGTACGGCGTCATCCACCTGGAAGTGGTCGACCAGGGCCCCCGCTCCGACCGGCCGCGCACCGCCGCGCGCGTCCTGCTGCCCGACCCCGAGAGCACCGGCGGCCGGGGACTGTTCCTCGCCGCCGCGCTGAGCAAGGAATGGGGCCGCCTACCCGCCGAGGACGGCCCGGGCTACGCCGAACGCGGCTACACCAGCATCAGCAGTGCCATGGACGCGGACTCGGTACCCGAGCCCGTCACCGGCCTCCGCCGCGAGCCCCGCGCCTCCTACACCGGCCCCATGATCACCTGGGCCGACTTCACCACGGAGTGCCTCAGCCACCCGCACGCCGGCCCCTGA